ATTTGGACTTGTCTTTGCCTTTGGTCAGCTTCTTAGCGAGAATCTTGACCATCCCCGCAGCCTCAACGGGAAGAAGGCAGAAACCAGCAATAGGCGCAAGCGAACGCCGCGCAGCGCCCATCGTTTTCTTGAACGGGTCGGTATCAGGGACAGCCGCAAAAATATACACACTGCCGGGAAGGGCTTTATCCCCTTTCCCGGTCTTCTCCTTGAGAGGAAGCGCCGCCCGTACCGGATAGTTCGGAAAGGCGACCATAAGCTTGCGCTGCAGGACATTCGCCTTGTCCATAACGCTGACTTTAGGAATCCGCTCTTTGCGGTAATGTTGCTCAACCATGTCGTTGAGAATCAGCACAGGCTTACCGCCGCACTCCTTGGAGACGACAGCAGCAACATTGGCCTCAAAATTATCGACAGCCCAAGGCACGGTATCCACAAGCCGGACACCCCTGGCGGTCACGCTGAAAATAAGAAGCGCATCATCGGTAATCAGAAGAACAGTCCGCGACGGCGCTAAAAAAGACAGAGACATTCTCAGTTACTCAAAAAAGAGAAGGACAGGATCCTACTGAATCTTATCCATCATATTGCCAAGGTTCATATAGATCGGCCCGAGCGAGCCAGCGGCAATCCAGACGATCACCAACGCCAGTATACACGTTAATGTTGGCTGAATCAGCTCAATTAATCCGTCAATCGCTTCATCCACATCTTTTGTGTAGAAGGCCGAAACCTGATCGAGAACCTCACCAAGCTTACCGGATTCCTCACCGATTTTGACCATGCGGATAACCATACTGGGAAACTCACCGGAAGCGTTAAAAGCGTCAGAAAGCGGGCTTCCAGACTTAACATAATTTTCAACCCCCTCCATGGCATCAAGAAGGACAAGATTATTGACGGTGTTTCTGGCCGACTTCAAGGCGTTGATAACATCAATCCCGCTGGTAAAAAGGGCGGCAAAAGTCTGAGAGTACCGGGCAATGGTAATTTTCCGGATCAACGGCCCGGCGACAGGCATATTGAGATAGAGAGAATCCACCCTGTAGGCCACCTCATCGGACATCCGCCGCATCATAATAAAAATTGTGGCCAGAATAACCGGAACGGCAATGACAATATAAGCGCCATAGATAGGAAGCCCCAAAATCTCGAATTGGGGATTAACGAAGAAACTCGACGTATTGATCAACCAAACGGAATACCAGGGCAGTTCAATATCAAGATACTTCAGGAAGCCCACAATTTGTGGAACGACATAACTCATCATGAAAATAATCGTGAAAAGCACGACAAAGGTCACGATGATCGGATAACGCGTCGCCTTCTTGATTTTGGACTGCATCTCGTCCACCCATTTAAGGAACTTCTCCAACTGGGAATAGGACGAGGTTAAATCGCCGGTGTCTTCGCCAGCCTTAATAAGGGAGATATACAAAGGCTTGAAGATTTTTGGATGCTTGGCCATCGCCTCGGAGAGCGAAGCGCCGTCACGCACGTCCCTGTGAATCTCGCTGAGCATATCGCGGAGCATATCGTTACTGGTCGCATCGCGGATATCCGCCAGCGCATCAAGCATAGGAACACCGGCTCCCTGCATCTGCTGCATGGCTATAAAAAACTGGATGAGATCGCGAACCTTGACCTTGTTGAAAGAAATGCCGGGAATTTTGGTCTTTTTTTCGGTCAGGGAGGCACATTGCACCAACTCCAGACCGGCGGTCTGAAGCTGGTTGTAAAGATCGACCTCGCTGCGCGCTGACAACGAGCCGCGGACTTGCCGACCCTTGGAGTTGATCGCTCTGTATTTATAGCGTTCTATGGCTCTGCCCCATCAGTAAAGACATGTCTGAATATGCAGGAAAAAGGTTTACAGAAGGTGAAACTTTGAGAGGTGGTATAGTTAAGAAAGGGTTACTTGGTCATATCGACAACGTCCGCTAGGGCGGCGATGCTTGTCTGACCTTCCATGATCTTGAGAATGCCATCGTCTTTCATACTTTTGAAGCCTTTTTTAACGGCCACGGTTTTTAATTCAGCCTTAGATTGACCGCGGGCAAGCACCTCATCAAGCTCCTCGTCGAACAGCAGGATTTCAACAACCGCCACGCGGCCCTTATACCCCTTCCCTTTGCAGACCTCGCACCCTTCGGGGCTGGCCGTATAAATAACCGTCTGATCCTCCGGTGCCATTTTCAGAATCCGCCGCTCCTCCTCTGTCGGCGTATACTCGACCTTGCAGGTTTGACACAGCCGCCGCGCCAGACGCTGGGCAAATACGGCGATAATAGCCCCCGCCAGCATCCCCGGCTTCATGCCGAGATCGATAAGCCGCGGAATAGCGCCGAATGAATCGTTGGTATGAAGCGACGTATAGACCTGATGCCCGGTCATCGCGGCCTTCAGGGCCATTTCCGCCGTCGTCTGGTCCCGGATTTCCCCGATGAAGATGATATCAGGATCCTGGCGCAGCAGGGCTTTAATCCCATCGGCAAACTCCAGAAATCCCTCACGGACAGGCGTCTGCCTGATCATCGGTAAGGAATATTCGACAGGATCCTCAAGAGTCTGGATATTGACCTCAACATCGTTGATTTCATTGAGCATCGAATAAAGAGAGGTCGTCTTCCCGCTCCCCGTCGGGCCGGTGACGATGATAATCCCCTCCGGGCGGGACGTAGCGATCTTGATCTTTCGCTTGTTCTCCTCGCTGAACCCGAGGGCGCTGAGCGGCATAATGCTCGCGCTCTTATCCAAAACCCGCAAAACGATGTT
The sequence above is drawn from the Alphaproteobacteria bacterium genome and encodes:
- a CDS encoding type II secretion system F family protein; this translates as MERYKYRAINSKGRQVRGSLSARSEVDLYNQLQTAGLELVQCASLTEKKTKIPGISFNKVKVRDLIQFFIAMQQMQGAGVPMLDALADIRDATSNDMLRDMLSEIHRDVRDGASLSEAMAKHPKIFKPLYISLIKAGEDTGDLTSSYSQLEKFLKWVDEMQSKIKKATRYPIIVTFVVLFTIIFMMSYVVPQIVGFLKYLDIELPWYSVWLINTSSFFVNPQFEILGLPIYGAYIVIAVPVILATIFIMMRRMSDEVAYRVDSLYLNMPVAGPLIRKITIARYSQTFAALFTSGIDVINALKSARNTVNNLVLLDAMEGVENYVKSGSPLSDAFNASGEFPSMVIRMVKIGEESGKLGEVLDQVSAFYTKDVDEAIDGLIELIQPTLTCILALVIVWIAAGSLGPIYMNLGNMMDKIQ